A genomic stretch from Coffea arabica cultivar ET-39 chromosome 10c, Coffea Arabica ET-39 HiFi, whole genome shotgun sequence includes:
- the LOC113714888 gene encoding uncharacterized protein isoform X2, producing the protein MPPPAPPTHSPVIPSTTLAAPFLPKSPAPVSPLHLSPTPSPHETIAVSRRRAAFLLSILTVPPLLLSVHEPPTASAFSLGISGPKNWLKEQKKKSSKFLLAPVDASRNILRSAYLLMTKGETEYEENDLEEVKKLVTSATRDCVAEQRNSFVAFQAKTGVEVCTFRLIVKNASSLLDDKDPTKLEAESKLTDLIRQRVANALMDALYSLDNFEQGIKDCLEI; encoded by the exons ATGCCACCGCCAGCACCACCAACTCATTCTCCAGTTATCCCTAGCACCACCCTCGCCGCCCCATTCCTTCCAAAATCACCCGCGCCAGTCTCACCACTTCACCTCTCCCCCACCCCGTCCCCTCATGAAACCATCGCAGTCTCACGCCGACGCGCAGCCTTTTTGCTCTCAATTTTAACTGTCCCTCCTCTACTTCTTTCAGTGCATGAACCACCCACAGCTTCCGCATTCTCCCTCGGCATCT CAGGACCGAAGAATTGGctgaaagaacaaaagaagaagTCGTCCAAATTCCTGTTAGCTCCGGTTGATGCTTCTCGGAACATCCTCCGCTCTGCCTATCTTCTAATGA CTAAGGGTGAAACGGAGTATGAGGAGAATGACTTGGAAGAAGTTAAAAAGTTGGTGACATCTGCTACTAGAGATTGTGTGGCTGAACAAAGGAATTCATTTGTGGCTTTCCAAGCTAAGACTGGAGTAGAG GTCTGCACCTTCCGGTTAATTGTGAAAAATGCATCTTCTTTGCTTGATGATAAAGATCCCACAAAGTTAGAAGCTGAATCCAAGCTCACTGATCTGATAAG GCAAAGAGTTGCAAATGCTCTTATGGATGCATTATATTCCCTTGACAACTTTGAGCAGGGAATCAAAGATTGCCTTGAAATTTAA
- the LOC113714888 gene encoding uncharacterized protein isoform X1: MPPPAPPTHSPVIPSTTLAAPFLPKSPAPVSPLHLSPTPSPHETIAVSRRRAAFLLSILTVPPLLLSVHEPPTASAFSLGISGPKNWLKEQKKKSSKFLLAPVDASRNILRSAYLLMTKGETEYEENDLEEVKKLVTSATRDCVAEQRNSFVAFQAKTGVEVCTFRLIVKNASSLLDDKDPTKLEAESKLTDLIRSFTSLSDMTNEIDGQAASNRQRVANALMDALYSLDNFEQGIKDCLEI, from the exons ATGCCACCGCCAGCACCACCAACTCATTCTCCAGTTATCCCTAGCACCACCCTCGCCGCCCCATTCCTTCCAAAATCACCCGCGCCAGTCTCACCACTTCACCTCTCCCCCACCCCGTCCCCTCATGAAACCATCGCAGTCTCACGCCGACGCGCAGCCTTTTTGCTCTCAATTTTAACTGTCCCTCCTCTACTTCTTTCAGTGCATGAACCACCCACAGCTTCCGCATTCTCCCTCGGCATCT CAGGACCGAAGAATTGGctgaaagaacaaaagaagaagTCGTCCAAATTCCTGTTAGCTCCGGTTGATGCTTCTCGGAACATCCTCCGCTCTGCCTATCTTCTAATGA CTAAGGGTGAAACGGAGTATGAGGAGAATGACTTGGAAGAAGTTAAAAAGTTGGTGACATCTGCTACTAGAGATTGTGTGGCTGAACAAAGGAATTCATTTGTGGCTTTCCAAGCTAAGACTGGAGTAGAG GTCTGCACCTTCCGGTTAATTGTGAAAAATGCATCTTCTTTGCTTGATGATAAAGATCCCACAAAGTTAGAAGCTGAATCCAAGCTCACTGATCTGATAAG ATCGTTTACTTCTCTCAGTGATATGACCAATGAAATAGATGGTCAAGCTGCTTCAAACAG GCAAAGAGTTGCAAATGCTCTTATGGATGCATTATATTCCCTTGACAACTTTGAGCAGGGAATCAAAGATTGCCTTGAAATTTAA
- the LOC113714887 gene encoding uncharacterized protein has product MADQEIGRSNDVQSWPQMELPDLSYTDAIQEIHRAIQNDWDATRQSACQTAAGRALWKHAVHDPLAELLAGETSLRTAHEKIKKDRLNNAREVSGVILAVRTLWFDSKIEAALNSFGGGAAQIVLLGAGMDTRAYRLSCLKESSIFEVDFPEVLQTKTTILQAAADSTENQNPLLTAKSLNRVPADISENDWLQKLQKVGFEPRKNTVWVLEGILYYLTHSDAVEVLKIIAENCNLTQTVLLADFMNKQSTTLCGSVFRFYCDWPEQLLPSLGFSDVKLSQIGDPDAHFGLLHDPLNLFNKLRALPRSLQTHPDDGTPCCRLYLVQASGLPNQTIQ; this is encoded by the exons ATGGCCGATCAAGAGATCGGCCGATCAAATGACGTCCAGTCCTGGCCACAAATGGAACTACCTGACTTGTCGTACACTGACGCCATTCAAGAAATCCACAGAGCGATACAAAATGACTGGGATGCCACCCGTCAATCAGCGTGTCAGACTGCAGCTGGAAGAGCGTTGTGGAAGCATGCCGTCCATGATCCACTAGCTGAATTGCTAGCTGGAGAGACAAGCTTGAGGACTGCTCATGAAAAGATCAAGAAAGATCGCCTCAACAATGCCAGAGAAGTATCTGGAGTTATTCTTGCTGTTAGGACCCTCTGGTTTGATTCAAAAATTGAAGCAGCTCTCAATTCCTTTGGTGGTGGAGCAGCGCAGATTGTCCTCCTTGGTGCAG GTATGGATACAAGGGCCTATCGCTTGAGTTGCTTGAAAGAAAGCAGTATTTTTGAGGTTGATTTCCCTGAGGTCCTGCAAACAAAAACCACTATACTACAAGCAGCAGCAGATTCAACTGAAAATCAGAATCCATTATTGacagcaaaatcattaaacaGAGTGCCAGCTGATATTAGTGAAAATGACTGGCTACAAAAGCTTCAGAAAGTGGGATTTGAACCCAGGAAGAATACAGTGTGGGTATTAGAAGGTATTCTGTACTATCTAACACACTCTGACGCCGTTGAAGTACTGAAGATCATTGCAGAGAATTGCAATCTCACGCAAACAGTCCTACTAGCAGACTTCATGAACAAGCAATCAACCACGTTGTGCGGCTCTGTCTTCCGTTTCTATTGTGATTGGCCGGAACAATTGCTGCCATCTCTTGGTTTCTCTGATGTTAAGCTCTCTCAAATTGGTGATCCAGATGCACACTTCGGCCTGTTGCATGATCCATTAAACTTGTTCAACAAATTGCGAGCCTTGCCCAGATCTCTTCAAACTCACCCAGATGATGGAACACCATGCTGTCGGCTATATTTGGTCCAAGCCTCTGGCTTACCCAATCAAACTATTCAATGA